Proteins encoded within one genomic window of Streptomyces rubradiris:
- a CDS encoding replication-associated recombination protein A: protein MEPDLFTAAAEERQEKDPAGSPLAVRMRPRSLDEVVGQQHLLAPGSPLRRLVGEGSGGPAGPSSVILWGPPGTGKTTLAYVVSKATDKRFVELSAITAGVKEVRAVIDGARRATGGYGKETVLFLDEIHRFSKAQQDSLLPAVENRWVTLIAATTENPYFSVISPLLSRSLLLTLEPLTDDDIRGLLRRALADERGLKNAVTLPEETEEHLLRIAGGDARRALTALEAAAGAALDQGESEIALRTLERTVDRAAVKYDRDGDQHYDVASALIKSIRGSDVDAALHYLARMIEAGEDPRFIARRLMISASEDIGLADPTALPTAVAAAQAVAMIGFPEAALTLSHATIALALAPKSNSATTAIAAALDDVRKGLAGPVPPHLRDGHYKGAAKLGHAQGYVYPHDLPEGIAEQQYAPDALKDREYYTPGRHGAEARYADAVEWTRRHLGRKRS, encoded by the coding sequence GTGGAACCCGACCTCTTCACCGCCGCAGCAGAAGAACGCCAGGAGAAGGACCCGGCGGGCAGCCCCCTGGCGGTGCGCATGCGCCCGCGCTCGCTCGACGAGGTCGTGGGCCAGCAGCATCTGCTGGCGCCCGGCTCACCCCTGCGCCGCCTGGTCGGCGAGGGCTCCGGCGGGCCCGCCGGACCGTCCTCGGTGATCCTCTGGGGCCCGCCCGGCACCGGCAAGACCACCCTGGCGTACGTGGTGTCCAAGGCGACCGACAAGCGGTTCGTGGAGCTGTCCGCGATCACCGCGGGCGTCAAGGAGGTCCGCGCGGTCATCGACGGCGCCCGCCGCGCCACCGGCGGCTACGGCAAGGAGACCGTCCTCTTCCTGGACGAGATCCACCGCTTCAGCAAGGCCCAGCAGGACTCCCTGCTGCCGGCCGTGGAGAACCGCTGGGTCACCCTGATCGCGGCCACCACCGAGAACCCCTACTTCTCGGTGATCTCCCCGCTGCTCTCCCGCTCCCTGCTGCTCACCCTCGAACCCCTCACCGACGACGACATCCGCGGCCTGCTGCGGCGCGCCCTCGCCGACGAACGCGGCCTGAAGAACGCCGTCACGCTCCCCGAGGAGACCGAGGAGCACCTGCTGCGGATCGCCGGCGGCGACGCCCGGCGCGCCCTGACCGCCCTGGAGGCCGCCGCCGGCGCCGCCCTGGACCAGGGCGAGAGCGAGATCGCCCTGCGGACGCTGGAGCGGACCGTCGACCGCGCCGCCGTGAAGTACGACCGCGACGGCGACCAGCACTACGACGTCGCCAGCGCCCTCATCAAGTCCATCCGAGGCTCCGACGTCGACGCCGCCCTGCACTACCTGGCCCGCATGATCGAGGCCGGCGAGGACCCCCGGTTCATCGCCCGCCGGCTGATGATCTCCGCCAGCGAGGACATCGGCCTCGCCGACCCCACCGCGCTGCCGACCGCGGTCGCCGCCGCCCAGGCCGTCGCCATGATCGGCTTCCCGGAGGCCGCCCTCACCCTCAGCCACGCCACCATCGCCCTGGCCCTCGCCCCCAAGTCCAACTCCGCGACCACCGCGATCGCCGCCGCCCTGGACGACGTGCGCAAGGGCCTGGCCGGCCCGGTCCCCCCGCATCTGCGCGACGGGCACTACAAGGGCGCCGCCAAGCTCGGCCACGCCCAGGGGTACGTGTACCCGCACGACCTGCCCGAGGGCATCGCCGAGCAGCAGTACGCCCCGGACGCCCTGAAGGACCGCGAGTACTACACCCCGGGCCGGCACGGCGCCGAGGCCAGGTACGCGGACGCCGTCGAGTGGACGCGCAGACACCTCGGTCGCAAGCGGTCCTGA
- the rpsD gene encoding 30S ribosomal protein S4, which translates to MANQSRPKVKKSRALGIALTPKAVKYFEARPYPPGEHGRGRKQNSDYKVRLLEKQRLRAQYDISERQLVRAYERASKVQGKTGEALIVELERRLDALVLRSGIARTIYQARQMVVHGHIQVNGQKVDKPSFRVRPDDVVQVRDRSKDKTLFQIAREGGFAPDGETPRYLQVNLKALAFRLDREPNRKEIPVICDEQLVVEYYAR; encoded by the coding sequence GTGGCGAACCAGTCCCGCCCCAAGGTCAAGAAGTCGCGTGCCCTCGGTATCGCGCTGACCCCGAAGGCCGTCAAGTACTTCGAGGCCCGCCCCTACCCGCCGGGCGAGCACGGCCGCGGCCGCAAGCAGAACTCGGACTACAAGGTCCGTCTGCTGGAGAAGCAGCGCCTGCGCGCTCAGTACGACATCTCCGAGCGCCAGCTGGTGCGCGCCTACGAGCGTGCCTCCAAGGTCCAGGGCAAGACCGGTGAGGCCCTGATCGTGGAGCTGGAGCGCCGCCTCGACGCGCTGGTCCTGCGTTCGGGCATCGCCCGCACGATCTACCAGGCCCGCCAGATGGTCGTCCACGGCCACATCCAGGTCAACGGCCAGAAGGTCGACAAGCCGTCCTTCCGCGTCCGCCCGGACGACGTCGTGCAGGTCCGCGACCGCTCCAAGGACAAGACGCTGTTCCAGATCGCCCGTGAGGGTGGCTTCGCCCCCGACGGCGAGACCCCGCGCTACCTCCAGGTGAACCTCAAGGCCCTGGCGTTCCGCCTGGACCGCGAGCCGAACCGCAAGGAGATCCCGGTGATCTGCGACGAGCAGCTCGTCGTCGAGTACTACGCCCGCTGA
- a CDS encoding ATP-binding protein, whose product MRDPHAPGPWAGGAPPLELTAFVGRSAELAELTAALGRARLVTVTGVGGVGKSRLAVRAAARWAAGAPGGAGWGRVELADVRDPQLVEYAVVEALGLTDHTTRPPRRTLLEQLADQRMLLVLDGFEHLAGTSARLVARLLRGLPELRVLAVGRRPLGLAGERLFPLAPLGCEEAVELFADRARAHGVPVADGPEVRELCRRLEGIPLALELAAGRLRALSPAQLLHRLGDRFRLLTGGARDALPRHRTLRTAIGWSHELCTPAERLLWARLSVFAGSFELEAAEYVCGGAGLPAEDVLDVLSELLAQSVVAREETPAGPRYRMLDTVREYGAEWLAAAGDADRLRRRHRDWYLGLATWCELEWFTPRQREVAARVDVELPNLRAALECSLTWPDEAHLGQHLAGSLWFCWVGCGRLSEGRRWLERTLEPESGYERARLKALWVLGYVAILQGDTGPALRALRACREGAERAGDPVAVAYAEHRTGCLALVTDDMAGAETLLRSALERYRAVGELNSNVLMGRVELAMARAFRGDLPGAVRLCEEVRRVCEDHGERWARSYALYVLAYAAWADGDPAGARELLASALADAHVFRDLLGSVLVIELLALVTVAQGDPVEAAVLQGAAGRLWPSVGLPLFGSAYFNAPHERCEAAARRALGDARYAECVRAGAGLDREAAVARALRHRKPGALGALPAPRGPAPGTGPGQREPAASPTRKGGETAG is encoded by the coding sequence ATGCGAGATCCTCACGCTCCCGGCCCCTGGGCGGGCGGCGCCCCGCCCCTGGAACTGACCGCTTTCGTCGGGCGCTCGGCGGAGCTGGCCGAGCTGACGGCGGCCCTCGGCCGGGCCCGGCTGGTGACCGTCACCGGGGTGGGCGGGGTGGGCAAGTCCCGGCTGGCGGTGCGGGCGGCGGCGCGGTGGGCGGCCGGTGCGCCGGGCGGTGCGGGCTGGGGCCGGGTGGAGCTGGCCGACGTGCGCGATCCGCAGCTCGTGGAGTACGCGGTCGTGGAGGCGCTGGGACTGACCGACCACACCACCCGGCCGCCCCGCCGGACGCTGCTGGAGCAGCTGGCGGACCAGCGGATGCTGCTGGTGCTGGACGGGTTCGAGCATCTGGCGGGGACCTCGGCCCGGCTGGTGGCCCGGCTGCTGCGCGGACTGCCGGAACTGCGGGTGCTGGCCGTGGGCCGTCGCCCGCTGGGCCTGGCGGGCGAGCGGCTGTTCCCGCTGGCGCCGCTCGGTTGCGAGGAGGCGGTGGAGCTGTTCGCCGACCGGGCCCGGGCGCACGGGGTGCCGGTGGCCGACGGCCCCGAGGTACGGGAGCTGTGCCGCCGGCTGGAGGGGATCCCGCTGGCGCTGGAGCTGGCGGCCGGGCGGCTGCGCGCGCTGTCCCCGGCGCAGCTGCTGCACCGCCTGGGCGACCGGTTCCGGCTGCTGACCGGCGGCGCCCGGGACGCCCTGCCCCGGCACCGGACGCTGCGCACCGCGATCGGCTGGAGCCATGAGCTGTGCACCCCGGCCGAACGGCTGCTGTGGGCGCGGCTGTCGGTGTTCGCGGGGTCCTTCGAGCTGGAGGCGGCCGAGTACGTGTGCGGCGGGGCGGGGCTGCCCGCGGAGGACGTGCTGGACGTGCTGTCGGAGCTGCTCGCGCAGTCGGTCGTCGCCCGTGAGGAGACCCCGGCGGGCCCGCGCTACCGGATGCTGGACACCGTCCGGGAGTACGGCGCCGAGTGGCTGGCGGCGGCCGGGGACGCGGACCGGCTGCGCAGACGGCACCGGGACTGGTACCTGGGCCTGGCGACCTGGTGCGAGCTGGAGTGGTTCACGCCCCGGCAGCGGGAGGTGGCCGCGCGCGTGGACGTGGAGCTGCCGAATCTGCGGGCCGCGCTGGAGTGCAGCCTGACCTGGCCGGACGAGGCGCACCTCGGCCAGCACCTGGCGGGTTCGCTGTGGTTCTGCTGGGTGGGCTGCGGGCGGCTGTCGGAGGGAAGACGCTGGCTGGAGCGCACCCTGGAGCCGGAATCGGGGTACGAGCGGGCCCGGCTGAAGGCGCTGTGGGTGCTGGGCTACGTGGCGATCCTCCAGGGCGACACCGGGCCGGCGCTGCGCGCCCTGCGGGCGTGCCGCGAGGGGGCGGAGCGGGCGGGCGATCCGGTGGCGGTGGCGTACGCCGAGCACCGCACCGGCTGTCTGGCCCTGGTCACGGACGACATGGCCGGTGCGGAAACGCTGCTGCGCTCGGCGCTGGAGCGCTACCGGGCGGTCGGCGAGCTGAACAGCAACGTCCTGATGGGCCGGGTGGAGCTGGCGATGGCCCGGGCGTTCCGGGGCGACCTGCCGGGCGCGGTGCGGCTGTGCGAGGAGGTGCGCCGGGTCTGCGAGGACCACGGGGAGCGCTGGGCGCGTTCGTACGCGCTGTATGTGCTGGCGTACGCGGCCTGGGCCGACGGGGACCCGGCCGGCGCGCGGGAGCTGCTCGCGAGCGCGCTGGCCGACGCGCACGTGTTCCGGGATCTGCTGGGCTCGGTGCTCGTCATCGAGCTGCTGGCGCTGGTGACGGTGGCGCAGGGCGATCCGGTGGAGGCGGCGGTGCTCCAGGGCGCCGCCGGGCGGCTGTGGCCCTCGGTGGGGCTGCCGCTGTTCGGTTCGGCGTACTTCAACGCGCCGCACGAGCGGTGTGAGGCCGCCGCGCGGCGGGCGCTGGGCGACGCGCGGTACGCCGAGTGCGTGCGGGCGGGAGCCGGGCTGGACCGGGAGGCGGCGGTGGCGCGGGCGCTGCGGCATCGGAAGCCGGGGGCGCTGGGCGCGCTGCCGGCGCCGCGCGGCCCGGCCCCGGGCACCGGCCCCGGACAGCGCGAACCCGCCGCCTCGCCCACCCGGAAGGGCGGGGAGACGGCGGGCTGA
- a CDS encoding MBL fold metallo-hydrolase yields MLIAGFPAGAWGTNCYLVAPAAGEECVIIDPGHQAAEGVEEALKKHRLKPVAVVLTHGHIDHVASVVPVCGAHEVPAWIHPEDRYMMSDPEKALGRSIGMPLLGELTVGEPDDVRELTDGTALELAGLTFSVAHAPGHTKGSVTFRMPESADVPSVFFSGDLLFAGSIGRTDLPGGSMEDMLESLARVCLPLDDSTVVLSGHGPQTTIGQERATNPYLRQVAAGPGSADAPRRGM; encoded by the coding sequence GTGCTCATTGCCGGGTTCCCTGCCGGGGCCTGGGGGACGAACTGTTATCTCGTCGCCCCCGCCGCCGGTGAGGAGTGCGTGATCATCGACCCCGGCCACCAGGCCGCCGAAGGCGTCGAGGAAGCGCTGAAGAAGCATCGGCTCAAGCCCGTCGCCGTCGTCCTCACCCACGGCCACATCGACCACGTCGCCTCGGTCGTCCCCGTCTGCGGCGCACACGAGGTACCGGCCTGGATCCACCCCGAGGACCGGTACATGATGAGCGACCCGGAAAAGGCGCTCGGCCGTTCCATCGGCATGCCGCTGCTGGGCGAGCTGACCGTGGGGGAGCCGGACGACGTCAGGGAGCTGACGGACGGCACGGCCCTGGAGCTGGCCGGCCTCACGTTCTCCGTCGCGCACGCGCCGGGCCATACCAAGGGGTCGGTGACCTTCCGGATGCCCGAGAGCGCCGACGTCCCGTCGGTGTTCTTCTCCGGGGATCTGCTGTTCGCCGGCTCCATCGGACGCACCGACCTGCCGGGCGGATCCATGGAGGACATGCTCGAGTCGCTGGCCCGCGTGTGCCTGCCGCTCGACGACTCCACCGTGGTGCTGTCCGGCCACGGCCCCCAGACGACCATCGGCCAGGAGCGCGCCACCAACCCCTATCTGCGGCAGGTGGCCGCCGGCCCGGGAAGCGCGGACGCTCCCCGACGAGGAATGTGA
- a CDS encoding peptidylprolyl isomerase: protein MVSQEQRRRQLAREKFLRQQQRRTQARRKARVRNSVIASVLGVVVIGSVALYTTGVLKDDDKKKTDASGEVSPSAAPTSKAPDPCEKPAAGSVKKLSWKKEPAMTIDTSAKYTLKLATTCGDIGVALKTSAAPHTVNSFDFLAGEGYFDHTKCHRLTTQGIFVLQCGDPQGTGSGGPGYTLPDENLKDKSLKNNTYPAGTVAMANTGQAHTGGSQFFLVYKDSQLPPSYTPFGTVDAAGMKVLEKIAAAGENTGAGDGAPNATVVIDKATVVKS from the coding sequence GTGGTCAGCCAGGAGCAGCGGCGGCGTCAGCTCGCCCGGGAGAAGTTCTTGCGGCAGCAGCAGCGGCGCACCCAGGCGCGGCGCAAGGCGCGCGTGCGCAACTCCGTGATCGCGTCGGTCCTGGGCGTGGTCGTGATCGGCAGTGTCGCCCTGTACACGACCGGGGTGCTCAAGGACGACGACAAGAAGAAGACGGACGCGAGCGGCGAGGTCAGCCCGAGCGCCGCGCCGACCAGCAAGGCTCCGGACCCCTGCGAGAAGCCGGCGGCCGGCTCGGTGAAGAAGCTGAGCTGGAAGAAGGAGCCGGCGATGACGATCGACACGTCGGCGAAGTACACGCTGAAGCTCGCGACGACGTGCGGTGACATCGGCGTCGCGCTGAAGACGTCGGCGGCGCCGCACACGGTGAACTCGTTCGACTTCCTCGCCGGCGAGGGCTACTTCGACCACACCAAGTGCCACCGGCTGACCACCCAGGGCATCTTCGTCCTGCAGTGCGGCGACCCGCAGGGCACCGGCTCGGGCGGCCCCGGCTACACGCTCCCGGACGAGAACCTCAAGGACAAGAGCCTGAAGAACAACACCTACCCGGCGGGCACGGTGGCGATGGCCAACACCGGGCAGGCGCACACCGGCGGCAGCCAGTTCTTCCTCGTCTACAAGGACAGCCAGCTGCCGCCCAGCTACACGCCGTTCGGCACGGTCGACGCGGCGGGCATGAAGGTGCTGGAGAAGATCGCGGCGGCGGGTGAGAACACGGGCGCCGGCGACGGTGCGCCGAACGCGACGGTCGTGATCGACAAGGCCACGGTCGTCAAGTCCTGA
- a CDS encoding DUF349 domain-containing protein — MSSDPWGRVDETGTVYVRTADGEKVVGSWQAGSPEEALAYFERKYEGLVVEIGLLEKRVRTTDLSAKDAQAAIDHLREQVDAHHAVGDLDALRKRLDKLVATVEARREERKAQRARQSDEARKAKEDLVAEAERLAQSDQWRAAGERLRALVDTWKGLPRLDRKSDDELWHRFSHARSAFSKRRKAHFAQLDAQREEARRIKERLVTEAEALSGSTDWGPTAARYRELMAEWKAAGRAQREHEDDLWNRFRGAQDVFFAARSSVFAERDAEQSENLKLKEELAEEAEKLLPVTDLKAARAAFRSINERWEAIGHVPRDARPKVEGRMHAVERAIQEAEEAEWRRTNPEARARAEGLTGQLQAAVDKLRSQIDQARAQGNNAKADKLQKELDGRQALLDQALKGLQEFGG; from the coding sequence GTGAGCAGCGACCCGTGGGGCCGCGTCGACGAGACGGGGACCGTGTACGTGCGTACGGCCGACGGCGAGAAGGTCGTCGGTTCCTGGCAGGCCGGCTCCCCCGAGGAGGCGCTGGCCTACTTCGAGCGCAAGTACGAGGGCCTGGTTGTCGAGATCGGCCTCCTCGAGAAGCGCGTGCGGACTACCGACCTGTCGGCGAAGGACGCCCAGGCCGCCATCGACCACCTGCGCGAGCAGGTGGACGCGCACCACGCGGTCGGTGATCTGGACGCGCTGCGCAAGCGGCTGGACAAGCTGGTCGCGACCGTCGAGGCGCGCCGCGAGGAGCGCAAGGCGCAGCGGGCCCGGCAGTCCGACGAGGCCCGCAAGGCCAAGGAGGACCTGGTCGCCGAGGCGGAGCGGCTGGCGCAGTCCGACCAGTGGCGGGCCGCCGGTGAGCGGCTGCGGGCGCTGGTGGACACCTGGAAGGGGCTGCCGCGGCTGGACCGCAAGTCCGACGACGAGCTGTGGCACCGCTTCTCGCACGCCCGGTCGGCATTCTCCAAGCGCCGCAAGGCGCACTTCGCGCAGCTGGACGCGCAGCGCGAGGAGGCCAGGCGGATCAAGGAGCGGCTGGTCACCGAGGCGGAGGCGCTGTCCGGGTCGACGGACTGGGGTCCGACGGCCGCCCGGTACCGCGAGCTGATGGCGGAGTGGAAGGCCGCGGGCCGCGCCCAGCGCGAGCACGAGGACGACCTGTGGAACCGCTTCCGCGGCGCCCAGGACGTGTTCTTCGCCGCCCGCAGCTCGGTGTTCGCCGAGCGGGACGCCGAGCAGTCGGAGAACCTGAAGCTGAAGGAGGAGCTGGCCGAGGAGGCCGAGAAGCTCCTGCCGGTCACCGACCTGAAGGCCGCGCGCGCCGCCTTCCGCTCGATCAACGAGCGTTGGGAGGCCATCGGTCACGTCCCGCGGGACGCCCGGCCGAAGGTGGAGGGCCGGATGCACGCCGTGGAGCGGGCGATCCAGGAGGCCGAGGAGGCCGAGTGGCGCCGGACGAACCCGGAGGCACGCGCGCGTGCCGAGGGTCTGACCGGTCAGCTCCAGGCCGCCGTGGACAAGCTGCGGTCGCAGATCGACCAGGCGCGCGCCCAGGGCAACAACGCCAAGGCCGACAAGCTGCAGAAGGAGCTCGATGGCCGTCAGGCGCTCCTGGACCAGGCCCTGAAGGGCCTCCAGGAGTTCGGCGGCTGA
- the hisS gene encoding histidine--tRNA ligase: MSTFQAPKGTYDLIPPDSAAYLAVREAIAAPLRTSGYGYIETPGFENVELFARGVGESTDIVTKEMYAFETKGGDKLALRPEGTASVLRAALEANLHKTGNLPVKLWYSGSYYRYERPQKGRYRHFSQVGAEAIGAEDPALDAELIILADQAYRSLGLRNFRILLNSLGDKECRPVYRAALQDFLRGLDLDEDTRRRVDINPLRVLDDKRESVQKQLTGAPLLRDYLCDACKAYHEEVRELITAAGVSFEDDPRLVRGLDYYTRTTFEFVHDGLGSQSAVGGGGRYDGLSEMIGGPALPSVGWALGVDRTVLALQAEGVRLDLPTSTSVYAVPLGEEARRVLFAKVTELRKVGIAADFAYGGKGLKGAMKNANRSGARYAIVAGERDLAEGVVQLKDMESGEQTAIGVNEIVAELESRLG, from the coding sequence TTGAGCACTTTTCAGGCCCCCAAGGGCACCTACGACCTGATCCCGCCGGACTCGGCCGCCTACCTCGCGGTCCGCGAGGCCATCGCCGCCCCGCTGCGCACCTCCGGCTACGGCTACATCGAGACCCCCGGCTTCGAGAACGTCGAACTGTTCGCGCGCGGTGTCGGCGAGTCCACCGACATCGTGACCAAGGAGATGTACGCCTTCGAGACCAAGGGCGGCGACAAGCTCGCCCTGCGTCCCGAGGGCACCGCGTCCGTGCTGCGGGCGGCCCTGGAGGCCAACCTGCACAAGACGGGCAACCTCCCGGTCAAGCTCTGGTACTCCGGCTCCTACTACCGCTACGAGCGCCCCCAGAAGGGCCGCTACCGCCACTTCTCCCAGGTGGGCGCGGAGGCGATCGGCGCGGAGGACCCGGCGCTGGACGCCGAGCTGATCATCCTGGCCGACCAGGCGTACCGCTCGCTGGGCCTCAGGAACTTCCGCATCCTGCTGAACAGCCTGGGCGACAAGGAGTGCCGTCCGGTGTACCGGGCCGCGCTCCAGGACTTCCTGCGCGGCCTGGACCTGGACGAGGACACCCGCCGGCGCGTCGACATCAACCCGCTGCGGGTCCTGGACGACAAGCGCGAGTCGGTCCAGAAGCAGCTCACCGGCGCCCCGCTGCTGCGCGACTACCTGTGCGACGCCTGCAAGGCGTACCACGAGGAGGTCCGCGAGCTGATCACGGCCGCCGGCGTCTCCTTCGAGGACGACCCCAGGCTGGTGCGCGGCCTGGACTACTACACCCGCACCACCTTCGAGTTCGTGCACGACGGTCTGGGCTCGCAGTCCGCGGTGGGCGGCGGCGGCCGGTACGACGGCCTGTCCGAGATGATCGGCGGCCCCGCGCTGCCGTCCGTCGGCTGGGCCCTGGGCGTCGACCGCACGGTCCTCGCGCTCCAGGCCGAGGGCGTGCGGCTGGACCTGCCGACCTCGACGTCCGTGTACGCCGTCCCGCTCGGCGAGGAGGCCCGCCGGGTGCTGTTCGCCAAGGTCACCGAGTTGCGCAAGGTGGGCATCGCGGCCGACTTCGCCTACGGCGGCAAGGGGCTGAAGGGTGCCATGAAGAACGCCAACCGCTCCGGCGCCCGCTACGCGATCGTCGCCGGCGAGCGCGACCTGGCCGAGGGCGTCGTCCAGCTCAAGGACATGGAGTCCGGCGAGCAGACCGCGATCGGCGTCAACGAGATCGTGGCGGAACTGGAGTCCCGGCTCGGCTAG
- a CDS encoding vitamin K epoxide reductase family protein, with protein MSKTTVNDVSAAPGPERAADAPGAAGASRALAILLVITGAAGLLASWVITIDKFKILEAKVAGKTFTPGCSLNPVVSCGSVMESKQAAAFGFPNPMLGLVCYGIVICVGMSLLARARFPRWYWLTFNFGTLFGVGFCTWLQFQSLYRINALCLWCSLAWVATITMFWYVTSFNVRNAFLPAPRWLRSFFGEFTWVVPVAHIGIIGMLVLTRWWEFWTS; from the coding sequence ATGAGCAAGACGACAGTGAACGACGTCTCCGCGGCGCCCGGTCCGGAGCGCGCCGCCGACGCCCCGGGCGCGGCCGGCGCCAGCCGTGCCCTCGCCATCCTGCTGGTGATCACCGGCGCGGCCGGACTGCTGGCCTCGTGGGTCATCACGATCGACAAGTTCAAGATCCTCGAAGCCAAGGTCGCGGGCAAGACCTTCACCCCCGGATGCAGCCTCAACCCGGTGGTCTCCTGCGGCAGCGTCATGGAGAGCAAGCAGGCCGCCGCCTTCGGCTTCCCGAACCCCATGCTCGGGCTGGTCTGCTACGGCATCGTCATCTGCGTCGGCATGAGCCTGCTGGCCCGCGCCCGGTTCCCGCGCTGGTACTGGCTCACGTTCAACTTCGGCACCCTGTTCGGTGTGGGCTTCTGCACCTGGCTGCAGTTCCAGTCCCTGTACCGGATCAACGCGCTGTGCCTGTGGTGCTCGCTGGCCTGGGTCGCCACGATCACCATGTTCTGGTACGTCACCTCGTTCAACGTCCGCAACGCCTTCCTGCCGGCCCCGCGGTGGCTGCGGTCCTTCTTCGGCGAGTTCACCTGGGTCGTGCCGGTCGCGCACATCGGCATCATCGGCATGCTGGTGCTGACCCGCTGGTGGGAGTTCTGGACCAGCTGA